Proteins co-encoded in one Kribbella qitaiheensis genomic window:
- a CDS encoding alpha/beta hydrolase → MTRRTIAALAALAVLVSGCGVASRAQDSDGAGGVSPGGGSTPKGPTGPVPAGLEKFYSQQPKWERCGSGNQCATINVPLDYSNPAGKTIELRARKVPARDRTGKIGTLFVNPGGPGASGQQFAAGAGFALGPALLRKFDVIGWDPRGVGDSTPVSCLDTEQMDKFIATDGSPDNDAEITDLNNEAKILADGCEKRSGDLLPHVSTQDAARDIDVLRGIVGDSELYYLGYSYGTLLGATYAELFPKNVGRLVLDGAIDPSLSSEVNNLAQAKGFDTALDAFAADCAQRSCRLGSTKAEVLANVDKLINETDAKPLPGDGKRQVTQAIAVLGIIFPLYVKEYWPRLEDAVVDGLDGKGARLLANADDYTDRTASGYSNNAGEAIYAVNCLDRPDLTSVAQGKAEEAKYKAASPRFGSFLLWGSLPCANWPVKPTGKPHVITAAGSKPIVVVGTTRDPATPYAWAVGLAKQLENGVLISRDGDGHTGYHEGNKCVDTAVETYLLKGTPPSGDIEC, encoded by the coding sequence ATGACGCGCAGGACGATCGCAGCTCTGGCAGCCCTGGCGGTACTGGTGAGCGGATGTGGAGTGGCCAGCAGGGCCCAGGACTCCGATGGCGCCGGTGGTGTGTCGCCAGGCGGAGGCAGTACGCCGAAGGGGCCGACCGGGCCGGTCCCTGCCGGGCTGGAGAAGTTCTACAGCCAGCAGCCCAAGTGGGAGCGCTGCGGCTCGGGGAACCAGTGCGCCACGATCAACGTGCCGCTGGACTACTCGAACCCGGCCGGCAAGACCATCGAGCTCCGCGCCCGCAAGGTGCCTGCCCGCGACCGGACCGGCAAGATCGGCACACTCTTCGTCAACCCGGGTGGCCCGGGCGCCTCCGGCCAGCAGTTCGCGGCGGGGGCCGGGTTCGCGCTCGGTCCGGCACTGCTGCGCAAATTCGATGTGATCGGCTGGGATCCGCGCGGGGTCGGCGACTCGACGCCGGTGAGCTGCCTGGACACCGAGCAGATGGACAAGTTCATCGCCACCGACGGCAGTCCGGACAACGATGCCGAGATCACCGACCTCAACAACGAGGCGAAGATCCTCGCCGACGGCTGTGAGAAGCGCTCGGGCGACCTGCTGCCGCACGTCTCCACCCAGGACGCGGCCCGTGACATCGACGTACTGCGGGGCATCGTCGGCGACTCGGAGCTCTACTACCTCGGCTATTCGTACGGCACGCTGCTCGGCGCGACCTACGCGGAACTGTTCCCGAAGAACGTCGGCCGGCTGGTGCTCGACGGCGCGATCGACCCGTCGTTGTCCTCGGAGGTCAACAACCTCGCCCAGGCGAAGGGCTTCGACACCGCGCTGGACGCCTTCGCCGCGGACTGCGCGCAACGGAGTTGCCGGCTGGGCAGCACGAAGGCGGAAGTCCTCGCGAACGTGGACAAGCTGATCAACGAGACCGACGCCAAACCGCTCCCCGGTGACGGCAAGCGTCAGGTGACCCAGGCGATCGCCGTCCTCGGGATCATCTTCCCGCTCTACGTGAAGGAGTACTGGCCCCGGCTCGAGGACGCGGTGGTCGACGGACTGGACGGCAAGGGCGCACGGCTGCTCGCGAACGCCGACGACTACACCGACCGGACCGCGAGCGGGTACAGCAACAACGCGGGCGAGGCGATCTACGCGGTCAACTGCCTCGATCGCCCGGACCTCACCTCGGTGGCGCAGGGCAAGGCGGAGGAAGCGAAGTACAAGGCGGCGTCGCCACGGTTCGGCTCGTTCCTGCTCTGGGGTTCACTGCCCTGCGCGAACTGGCCGGTGAAGCCGACGGGCAAGCCGCACGTGATCACGGCCGCCGGGTCGAAGCCGATCGTGGTGGTCGGTACGACGCGCGACCCGGCCACGCCGTACGCGTGGGCGGTCGGGCTCGCCAAGCAGTTGGAGAACGGCGTACTGATCTCCAGGGACGGCGACGGGCACACCGGCTACCACGAGGGCAACAAGTGCGTCGACACTGCGGTCGAGACCTATTTGCTGAAGGGCACGCCGCCGTCAGGCGACATCGAGTGCTGA
- a CDS encoding sterol carrier family protein, whose translation METDEALDQALSRYDAGEAERADLKLLVKQLLNLLVAKAPGHAVEVRVPPYGAVQCIEGPRHTRGTPGAVIEMPAEMWIALALGRITWSDARATGKVRASGERTDLTALLPLLKPER comes from the coding sequence GTGGAGACGGACGAGGCCCTCGACCAGGCACTGAGCCGGTACGACGCGGGTGAGGCGGAGCGGGCCGACCTCAAACTTCTGGTGAAACAATTGCTGAACCTTCTGGTGGCGAAGGCTCCCGGGCACGCGGTCGAGGTGCGCGTACCGCCGTACGGCGCGGTGCAGTGCATCGAGGGGCCGCGGCATACCCGCGGTACTCCCGGTGCGGTGATCGAGATGCCGGCCGAGATGTGGATCGCCCTCGCACTTGGTCGCATCACTTGGTCCGATGCGCGCGCCACCGGCAAAGTTCGGGCCAGCGGGGAACGCACGGACCTCACAGCCCTGCTGCCACTCCTGAAACCCGAAAGGTGA
- a CDS encoding MFS transporter, which translates to MRGLRERLSRLSVDLGPWRGSKDFRILLISGTVFFLGGMVGYVALPYQLYQLTGSNFAVGAMGLVTIAPLVIFGLYGGALADHLDRRKTLIATGIAQAAIVAVVLANSLLAHPQVWVIYVCGALTAIATSLQRPSREALLPRVVKHQEMAAAVALSSLTMQVGQLAGPALGGRRSSAAASSASPAWSVRRSGRASSGGTTLARTSTRSANATCGPRPRQPDSRDGAGGFRHRTDRHQGREAW; encoded by the coding sequence GTGAGAGGGCTTCGAGAGCGGCTGAGCCGGCTCAGCGTCGATCTGGGTCCTTGGCGGGGGTCGAAAGACTTCCGGATCCTGTTGATCTCGGGGACGGTGTTCTTCCTCGGCGGCATGGTCGGCTACGTCGCGCTGCCGTACCAGCTCTACCAACTGACCGGCTCCAACTTCGCCGTCGGCGCGATGGGCCTGGTCACGATCGCGCCGCTGGTGATCTTCGGCCTGTACGGCGGTGCGCTCGCGGATCACCTGGACCGCCGCAAGACGCTGATCGCGACCGGGATCGCGCAGGCCGCGATCGTGGCGGTGGTGCTCGCCAACAGCCTGCTCGCCCATCCGCAGGTCTGGGTGATCTACGTCTGCGGTGCCCTGACCGCGATCGCGACCTCGCTCCAGCGACCGAGCCGCGAGGCTTTGCTCCCGCGAGTGGTCAAACACCAGGAGATGGCCGCGGCGGTCGCGCTGAGCTCACTCACCATGCAGGTCGGCCAGCTCGCCGGCCCCGCGCTGGGCGGACGGCGATCGTCAGCGGCGGCATCCTCTGCGTCGCCGGCGTGGTCGGTACGACGGTCTGGCCGCGCGAGTTCTGGCGGTACGACGCTCGCACGGACGAGCACGCGATCCGCGAACGCGACCTGCGGACCGCGGCCGAGACAGCCGGATAGCCGAGATGGAGCAGGTGGCTTCCGCCATCGGACTGACCGGCATCAGGGTCGAGAAGCCTGGTGA